The following proteins come from a genomic window of Polyangiaceae bacterium:
- the carA gene encoding glutamine-hydrolyzing carbamoyl-phosphate synthase small subunit, translated as MSGRKKAWLALADGTVFEGYAFGAVGPNAGEVVFTTGMTGYQEVLTDPSYCGQIVTMTAPHIGNTGVNAEDPESVDGAPQVAGFVMRDPSETTSNWRSKETLDEHLERHGVVAIGGVDTRALTRKIRDDGAQSGCIGSEPPEALIERARSAPKMEGLDLVARVTPKAAYEFSESRGTWTTPMAAEGDKLHVVALDFGAKKNILRCLVDSGCRVTAVPARTPAAEILALSPDGVFLSNGPGDPAALDYAVETIRALLGKKPIFGICLGHQLLARALGARTYKLKFGHRGLNQPVQDLTTGRVEITSQNHGFVVDVDSIGGAARTTHLHLNDGTSEGLEAPDVNAFSVQYHPEAAAGPHDALYLFERFRERMLG; from the coding sequence GTGAGCGGACGCAAGAAAGCGTGGCTGGCCCTGGCCGACGGAACGGTGTTCGAAGGCTACGCCTTCGGCGCCGTCGGTCCGAACGCGGGTGAGGTCGTGTTCACGACCGGTATGACGGGCTACCAAGAGGTGCTCACGGATCCGAGCTACTGCGGGCAGATCGTCACCATGACGGCGCCCCACATCGGCAACACCGGCGTGAACGCCGAAGATCCCGAGAGCGTGGACGGCGCACCGCAGGTCGCCGGCTTCGTGATGCGCGATCCGAGCGAGACCACCTCCAACTGGCGCTCGAAGGAAACGCTGGACGAGCACCTCGAGCGCCACGGCGTGGTCGCCATCGGCGGCGTCGACACCCGCGCCCTCACCCGGAAAATCCGCGACGACGGCGCCCAGAGCGGCTGCATCGGCAGCGAGCCTCCCGAGGCGTTGATCGAGCGCGCCCGGAGCGCCCCCAAGATGGAAGGGCTCGATCTCGTCGCCCGCGTCACCCCCAAGGCAGCCTACGAGTTCAGCGAGAGCCGCGGCACCTGGACCACGCCAATGGCCGCCGAGGGCGACAAGCTCCACGTCGTCGCCCTGGACTTCGGGGCCAAGAAGAACATCCTCCGCTGTCTGGTGGATTCTGGTTGTCGAGTCACCGCGGTACCGGCGCGCACGCCCGCCGCGGAGATCTTGGCGCTCTCCCCGGACGGCGTGTTCCTGTCGAATGGACCGGGCGATCCGGCCGCCCTCGACTACGCCGTGGAAACGATCCGCGCGCTGCTCGGCAAAAAGCCCATCTTCGGCATTTGCCTCGGGCACCAGCTCTTGGCCCGCGCCCTCGGCGCACGCACCTACAAGCTCAAGTTCGGCCACCGCGGCCTGAACCAGCCGGTGCAGGATCTGACCACCGGCCGCGTCGAGATCACGTCGCAGAACCACGGCTTCGTCGTAGATGTGGACAGCATCGGCGGCGCGGCGCGCACCACGCACCTGCACTTGAACGACGGCACCAGCGAAGGCCTGGAAGCGCCGGACGTGAACGCCTTCAGCGTGCAGTACCACCCGGAAGCCGCCGCCGGCCCGCACGACGCGCTGTATCTCTTCGAGCGCTTCCGCGAGCGGATGCTCGGCTAG
- a CDS encoding TetR/AcrR family transcriptional regulator, translated as MASPAENLDVRQRILDAARAEFAERGFGAASVRTIGEQAGVTAAMINYYFGGKQGLYDTVIDEAQQGLFVRLGSAAAEGGREGLPKRLALAYFDFLTDERQLQRLLAREMLDHGADVRKRSKRIVGPLRQLLEEHFGDRRVADQYAVSVFGAIAGYFLYEPVLGAFLGRDPFSKQSLAARRAHVAELSSLLERNAP; from the coding sequence ATGGCCAGCCCGGCAGAGAATCTCGACGTTCGGCAGCGGATCCTGGATGCGGCGCGGGCGGAGTTCGCGGAGCGGGGGTTCGGTGCGGCGTCGGTGCGCACCATCGGCGAGCAGGCCGGCGTGACCGCCGCGATGATCAACTACTACTTCGGCGGCAAGCAGGGCCTGTACGACACGGTCATCGACGAAGCGCAGCAGGGCTTGTTCGTGCGCCTGGGCAGCGCGGCGGCGGAGGGCGGTCGCGAGGGGCTGCCCAAGCGCTTGGCGCTCGCCTACTTCGACTTCCTCACGGACGAGCGGCAGCTGCAGCGCCTCTTGGCGCGCGAGATGCTGGATCACGGCGCGGACGTGCGCAAGCGTTCCAAGCGCATCGTGGGTCCGCTGCGGCAGCTCTTGGAAGAGCACTTCGGCGATCGCCGCGTGGCGGATCAGTATGCCGTGAGCGTGTTCGGCGCGATCGCCGGCTACTTCTTGTACGAGCCCGTGCTGGGAGCGTTTCTCGGGCGGGATCCATTCTCGAAGCAGAGCCTGGCGGCACGGCGTGCGCACGTGGCGGAGCTTTCTTCACTGCTCGAAAGGAACGCACCATGA
- a CDS encoding SCP2 sterol-binding domain-containing protein, with protein sequence MSKFESRAQFEDVMQRLFERIMAAPQVAEPLNDTKLVVRFRYPDLGSVLTFDFHDERAVFSTEDSGSADVELIQSSDTAHEFWLGRLNAVRAIATGRVRARGDVSRALKLLPAIKPAFPIYEQVLAERGLSDAPEQAERPRLSLRRILERLPHRQRVDRDALPIDSKPPVTCPASRESEWNPLPSEPVALRVEMLRRMTLIREFEERLAGVWKDGALPTAAIHLSSGQEAVAVGVCFALRQSDVIATTHRGHGHMLAKGAPADRMMAEIFGKATGLCGGKGGSMHVTDASVGAIGANGIVGSSPILATGAALAFAQNGQKRVAVAFMGDGATNQGMFHEALNLASVWKLPVLFVVENNGYGEFTPQAGSTNVEELASRAISYGMPGRRVDGNDADAVHAAAVELVERARSGQGPALLECVTQRYHGHMEGDAQSYRTEAELSEMRNGDPCRLLQERLAGEGVLDEGAAAETEAWARGVIDAALGAAKGAPDPEPSARFSDVYSPETETFREAVGGEQHTITASEAINRALAEEMERDERVLLLGEDVSLGGYFAVTNGLLDRFGKRRVRDTPISENAIVGGAVGAAMNGLRPVAEILFSDFLTVCADPLVNQAAKLRYMSGGQYSVPMVVRTPGGAGLGMAAQHSQSLEASFMNFPGLIVAAPGTPRDCRAVLKSAIRSQNPVLLFEHKLLYLAEGRVPVGEDLAPIGTARVVRPGRDVTLVALSYMVQIALEAAEELSRQGIDVEVIDPRYIAPLDTDTILASVEKTRHLVTLEESPLRGGFGAEIVARIAGATHGVLSRAPLRIGADDVPIAYAKPLETLSVPDASRVVRAIRGLG encoded by the coding sequence ATGAGCAAGTTCGAGAGCAGAGCCCAGTTCGAAGACGTGATGCAGCGCTTGTTCGAGCGCATCATGGCGGCGCCCCAGGTGGCGGAGCCACTGAACGACACCAAGCTGGTGGTCCGCTTTCGCTACCCGGACCTCGGCTCCGTGCTCACCTTCGACTTCCACGACGAGCGCGCGGTGTTCTCCACGGAAGACAGCGGCAGCGCGGACGTGGAGCTGATCCAATCGTCCGACACCGCCCACGAGTTCTGGCTCGGGCGCCTGAACGCCGTGCGCGCCATCGCCACGGGTCGCGTGCGCGCCCGCGGGGACGTGAGCCGAGCGCTCAAGCTCCTGCCCGCCATCAAGCCGGCGTTTCCCATCTACGAGCAGGTGCTCGCGGAGCGCGGCCTCTCGGATGCGCCGGAGCAGGCCGAACGCCCGCGCCTCTCTCTACGCCGCATTCTGGAGCGGCTCCCCCATCGGCAACGGGTGGATCGCGATGCGCTGCCGATCGACAGCAAACCACCCGTCACCTGCCCGGCGAGCCGGGAGTCCGAGTGGAACCCGCTGCCCAGCGAGCCCGTGGCCCTGCGCGTGGAGATGCTGCGACGCATGACGCTCATCCGCGAGTTCGAAGAGCGGCTCGCCGGCGTATGGAAAGACGGCGCGCTGCCCACCGCGGCGATCCACCTGAGCTCGGGACAAGAAGCCGTCGCCGTGGGTGTGTGCTTCGCGCTACGGCAAAGCGACGTGATCGCCACCACCCACCGCGGCCACGGCCACATGCTGGCCAAGGGCGCCCCCGCGGATCGCATGATGGCGGAGATCTTCGGCAAGGCCACGGGGCTGTGCGGCGGCAAGGGCGGCAGCATGCACGTGACCGACGCCAGCGTGGGCGCCATCGGAGCCAACGGCATCGTGGGCAGCTCGCCGATCCTGGCCACCGGCGCCGCCCTGGCGTTTGCGCAGAACGGACAGAAGCGCGTCGCCGTGGCGTTCATGGGAGACGGCGCCACCAACCAGGGCATGTTCCACGAGGCGCTCAACCTGGCGTCCGTGTGGAAGCTGCCGGTGCTGTTCGTGGTGGAGAACAACGGCTACGGCGAGTTCACGCCCCAGGCCGGCTCCACCAACGTGGAGGAGCTCGCTTCCCGTGCCATTTCCTATGGGATGCCGGGGCGGCGCGTGGACGGCAACGACGCCGACGCCGTCCATGCCGCGGCGGTCGAGCTGGTGGAGCGTGCGCGCTCCGGGCAGGGCCCGGCCCTGCTCGAGTGCGTGACGCAGCGTTACCACGGGCACATGGAGGGCGACGCCCAGAGCTACCGCACCGAAGCGGAGCTGTCCGAGATGCGAAACGGCGACCCGTGCCGGCTGCTCCAAGAGCGGCTCGCCGGCGAGGGTGTGCTGGATGAAGGCGCCGCAGCGGAGACCGAAGCGTGGGCCCGCGGCGTGATCGACGCGGCCCTCGGCGCCGCAAAGGGCGCGCCGGATCCCGAGCCCAGCGCGCGTTTCTCGGATGTGTACTCGCCCGAAACAGAAACCTTCCGCGAGGCCGTGGGCGGCGAGCAGCACACCATTACCGCGTCCGAGGCCATCAACCGCGCCCTGGCGGAGGAGATGGAGCGCGACGAGCGCGTGCTGCTGCTGGGCGAAGACGTTTCCCTCGGCGGCTACTTCGCGGTGACCAACGGCCTGCTCGATCGCTTCGGGAAGCGCCGCGTGCGCGACACGCCCATCAGCGAGAACGCCATCGTGGGCGGCGCCGTGGGCGCGGCCATGAACGGCCTGAGGCCCGTGGCGGAGATCCTGTTCTCGGACTTCCTCACCGTGTGCGCCGATCCGCTCGTGAATCAGGCGGCGAAGCTCCGCTACATGTCCGGCGGCCAATACTCCGTGCCCATGGTGGTGCGCACCCCCGGCGGCGCCGGCCTGGGCATGGCGGCGCAGCACTCCCAGAGTCTGGAAGCGAGCTTCATGAATTTCCCGGGGCTGATCGTGGCAGCGCCGGGCACGCCGCGGGACTGCCGCGCGGTGCTGAAGAGCGCGATCCGATCGCAAAACCCCGTGCTGCTCTTCGAGCACAAGCTCCTGTACCTGGCGGAGGGCCGAGTGCCCGTGGGAGAAGATCTGGCGCCCATTGGCACGGCCCGGGTGGTGCGTCCGGGGCGCGATGTCACGCTGGTGGCCCTGTCCTACATGGTGCAGATCGCGTTGGAAGCGGCGGAGGAGCTGTCCCGCCAGGGCATCGACGTGGAAGTCATCGATCCGCGCTACATCGCCCCGCTGGACACGGACACGATCCTCGCCTCGGTGGAGAAGACCCGGCACCTCGTCACTCTGGAAGAGAGCCCGCTCCGCGGCGGCTTCGGTGCGGAGATCGTGGCGCGCATCGCCGGCGCCACCCACGGCGTGCTATCTCGCGCGCCATTGCGCATCGGCGCCGACGACGTGCCCATCGCCTACGCGAAGCCCTTGGAGACGCTGAGCGTCCCCGACGCATCACGGGTGGTCCGCGCGATCCGCGGGCTCGGCTGA
- a CDS encoding dihydroorotase, giving the protein MHVDLLVIENVRAIDPQHGLDREVDVVIEAGRITRIGAGAGKDARTAERARVVSGGGKWLLPAFVDLHAHLREPGYEYKEDIASGLDGAAAGGYAHVCVMPNTKPVNDTRAVTEMMLRRAAEHGGTKLHPIGAITKGQQGKELTEMAELREAGAIGVSDDGLCVTSSAVMRRALEYARAFDLVVIQHAEDHALTEGAQMHEGAVSSNLGLRGWPRVAEDIIVARDVLLAEYVGARYHLAHASTEGSVRILREAKSRGLPVTAEVTPHHLLLTDAALLGYDTACKVNPPLREEHDVEALRAALADGTIDAIATDHAPHSTLEKDCEMAEASPGLIGLELCFGLLLGLTGKSGLTLARLIDALSTRPARIAQITPPALKEGAVAELTLVDPEASWVPSQIGLRSKSKNTPFLDRELRGRVLMTLADGRLAFDGGIS; this is encoded by the coding sequence ATGCACGTCGACCTCCTGGTGATCGAAAACGTCCGAGCCATCGACCCCCAGCACGGGCTCGACAGAGAAGTGGACGTGGTGATCGAGGCGGGGCGCATCACGCGCATCGGCGCCGGCGCCGGCAAGGACGCGCGCACGGCGGAGCGCGCGCGGGTGGTCAGTGGCGGCGGCAAGTGGCTGTTGCCGGCCTTCGTGGATCTGCACGCGCACCTGCGGGAGCCCGGCTACGAGTACAAGGAAGACATCGCCAGCGGGCTCGATGGCGCGGCGGCGGGGGGCTACGCCCACGTCTGCGTGATGCCCAACACCAAGCCGGTGAACGACACGCGCGCCGTCACGGAGATGATGCTGCGGCGGGCGGCGGAGCACGGCGGCACTAAGCTGCATCCCATCGGCGCCATCACCAAGGGGCAGCAGGGCAAAGAGCTCACGGAGATGGCGGAGCTTCGCGAGGCCGGCGCCATCGGCGTGAGTGACGACGGCCTGTGCGTCACCTCCAGCGCGGTCATGCGCCGCGCCCTGGAGTACGCCCGTGCCTTCGACCTGGTCGTGATCCAGCACGCCGAGGACCACGCCCTCACGGAAGGCGCGCAGATGCACGAAGGGGCCGTCAGCTCCAACCTCGGCCTGCGCGGCTGGCCCCGAGTGGCGGAGGACATCATCGTGGCGCGGGACGTGCTGCTCGCGGAGTACGTGGGCGCCCGCTACCACCTGGCCCACGCTTCTACCGAGGGTTCCGTGCGCATCTTGCGGGAGGCGAAGAGCCGCGGCCTGCCGGTCACGGCGGAGGTCACGCCGCACCATCTGCTGCTCACGGACGCTGCGCTCCTCGGCTACGACACCGCCTGCAAGGTGAACCCGCCGCTGCGCGAGGAGCACGACGTAGAGGCGCTGCGCGCCGCGCTGGCGGACGGCACCATCGATGCCATCGCCACGGACCACGCGCCGCACTCGACCCTCGAGAAGGACTGCGAGATGGCGGAAGCCTCGCCAGGGCTCATCGGTCTCGAGCTGTGCTTCGGACTCTTGCTGGGTCTCACCGGCAAGAGCGGGCTCACGCTGGCGCGCCTGATTGACGCGCTCTCCACGCGGCCCGCGCGCATCGCGCAGATCACCCCGCCGGCGCTCAAAGAAGGCGCCGTTGCGGAGCTCACGTTGGTGGATCCCGAAGCCAGCTGGGTGCCGAGTCAGATCGGCCTGCGCTCCAAGAGCAAGAACACACCATTTCTGGATCGCGAGCTCCGCGGCCGCGTACTGATGACGCTGGCAGACGGCAGGCTGGCCTTCGACGGAGGGATTTCGTGA
- a CDS encoding GMC family oxidoreductase: MTGAIFEALDADSADSADFVIIGSGAAGATAARVLTEAGLDVVLLEEGPLVPPRELRSDVYSGFKRVWRDAGFQVAEGRAFTPILQGSCVGGTTAINGAIIHRMPEAIFDLWQKEHGVSPDLRYAKLSRIWDQLDAELHVARAPESVLGRNNQLMRTATERLGIDGNHIRRNVQGCRGSAHCNQGCPTNQRQSMNVSYVPRAVDAGARVYAGCRADRVLGKGGRASGVEGRFADGTRLTVHARRGVLLAASAIQTPLFLAQNGIGRGSGVLGRRLQAHPGTAVVGVFDDPVRMWFGATQGYESTHFWDERMKFETVAMPLELAAARLPGIGPELMRELSDYGHLAVWGVQVRARAHGSVRPGIFGGKVIRYDMTDADIRVLKLGLRRLTEMMFAAGAREVLPGIHGLPARIDSVDAFDRAFDLPDDPRLFHCIAAHLFGTAVMGQSAWSSVVDLDLQTHDLPGLYVIDSSVFPTNMGVNPQHSISAIAWWAAERLAN; the protein is encoded by the coding sequence ATGACCGGCGCCATCTTCGAGGCCCTCGACGCCGACAGCGCCGACTCCGCGGATTTCGTCATCATCGGCAGCGGCGCCGCCGGCGCCACGGCGGCGCGTGTGCTCACGGAAGCGGGGCTCGACGTGGTGCTCTTGGAAGAGGGACCGCTCGTGCCGCCACGAGAGCTGCGCAGCGACGTGTACTCCGGCTTCAAACGCGTGTGGCGCGACGCCGGCTTCCAGGTCGCCGAGGGGCGCGCCTTCACGCCCATCTTGCAGGGCTCCTGCGTGGGCGGCACCACCGCCATCAACGGCGCCATCATCCACCGCATGCCCGAAGCCATCTTCGATCTGTGGCAGAAGGAGCACGGCGTCAGCCCGGACCTTCGCTACGCGAAGCTGTCTCGCATCTGGGACCAGTTGGACGCCGAGCTGCACGTGGCGCGGGCGCCGGAATCCGTGCTCGGCCGGAACAACCAGTTGATGCGCACCGCCACGGAGCGCCTGGGCATCGACGGCAATCACATCCGGCGCAACGTCCAAGGCTGTCGCGGCAGCGCTCACTGCAACCAAGGCTGCCCCACGAACCAGCGCCAGAGCATGAACGTCTCCTACGTGCCGCGCGCCGTGGACGCCGGCGCGCGCGTGTACGCCGGCTGTCGCGCCGACCGGGTCCTCGGCAAGGGCGGTCGCGCCTCCGGCGTGGAAGGGCGTTTTGCCGATGGCACGCGCCTCACGGTGCACGCCCGACGCGGCGTGCTGCTCGCCGCCAGCGCCATCCAGACGCCCTTGTTCCTCGCGCAGAACGGCATCGGTCGCGGCTCGGGCGTGCTCGGCCGCCGACTACAAGCGCATCCGGGCACCGCCGTGGTGGGCGTGTTCGACGACCCGGTGCGCATGTGGTTCGGCGCCACCCAAGGCTACGAGAGCACGCACTTCTGGGACGAGCGCATGAAGTTCGAGACCGTCGCCATGCCACTGGAGCTCGCCGCCGCGCGGCTCCCCGGCATCGGCCCCGAGCTGATGCGCGAGCTCTCCGACTACGGTCACCTCGCCGTGTGGGGCGTGCAGGTGCGCGCCCGCGCTCACGGCAGCGTGCGTCCCGGCATCTTCGGCGGCAAGGTGATCCGCTACGACATGACGGACGCGGACATCCGCGTGCTCAAGCTCGGCCTGCGCCGCCTCACGGAGATGATGTTCGCCGCCGGCGCCCGGGAAGTACTGCCCGGTATCCACGGCCTCCCGGCGCGCATCGACAGCGTCGACGCCTTCGATCGCGCCTTCGATCTGCCCGACGATCCGCGTCTGTTCCACTGCATCGCCGCGCACCTGTTCGGCACCGCGGTGATGGGCCAAAGCGCGTGGTCGTCCGTCGTCGACCTGGATCTCCAAACCCACGACCTGCCCGGCCTGTACGTGATCGACTCCAGCGTGTTCCCCACGAACATGGGGGTGAACCCGCAGCACTCCATCAGCGCCATCGCCTGGTGGGCCGCCGAGCGCCTCGCGAATTAG
- a CDS encoding radical SAM protein — protein sequence MNAISSALEVTKQLLGARFRWQHPVYLVHALTARCNARCGFCAWNPEFYDGREQLSTEAIQQLYTDARRAGFIGLSIWGGEPLLHHDFDEIVAHAAREGLISNMITNGFLLEKKMDPVVEHVDRVCISLDHPSDKHDELRRIRGLFDKIVSATRELKRRAPDKTVVFICTLQKANVDRQSVRGLAELAKELGVLVLFNGLREEAATDGDTHLDAYAPSDAQLSDAFRTVAELKRQGYPILNSHTHLDMMMAGPPVYRCHWPKFMLPVEANGDVVDCMHWGTRPVGNLKQTPFEEILKSPRLRELAGPAGEGCHKCVSIHRVEISEVCSGNLEPVRSWIQLRVP from the coding sequence ATGAACGCGATAAGCTCGGCCCTGGAAGTCACCAAGCAGCTCTTGGGTGCACGCTTTCGCTGGCAGCACCCGGTGTACCTGGTGCACGCGCTCACCGCGCGCTGCAACGCGCGCTGCGGGTTTTGCGCGTGGAATCCCGAGTTTTACGACGGGCGGGAGCAGCTCTCCACGGAGGCCATCCAGCAGCTGTACACGGACGCGCGCAGGGCGGGTTTCATCGGCCTTTCCATCTGGGGTGGCGAGCCGCTCTTGCACCACGACTTCGACGAGATCGTGGCGCACGCCGCCCGCGAGGGCCTGATCTCGAACATGATCACCAACGGCTTCTTGCTGGAGAAGAAGATGGACCCGGTGGTGGAGCACGTGGACCGCGTGTGCATCTCGCTGGACCACCCCTCCGACAAGCACGACGAGCTGCGGCGCATCCGCGGGCTGTTCGACAAGATCGTGAGCGCCACCCGGGAGCTCAAGCGGCGCGCGCCGGACAAGACCGTGGTGTTCATCTGCACGCTGCAGAAGGCCAACGTGGATCGACAATCCGTGCGGGGGCTCGCGGAGCTGGCCAAGGAGCTGGGCGTGCTGGTGCTGTTCAACGGCCTTCGGGAAGAGGCCGCCACCGACGGGGACACGCACTTGGACGCCTATGCGCCGTCGGACGCCCAGCTCTCGGATGCGTTTCGCACGGTGGCCGAGCTCAAGCGCCAGGGCTACCCGATCCTGAATTCCCACACGCACCTGGACATGATGATGGCGGGGCCGCCGGTCTATCGCTGCCATTGGCCCAAGTTCATGCTGCCGGTGGAGGCCAACGGAGACGTGGTGGACTGCATGCACTGGGGCACGCGTCCCGTGGGTAACCTGAAGCAAACGCCCTTCGAAGAGATCTTGAAGAGCCCGCGGCTCCGGGAGCTGGCCGGCCCCGCGGGAGAAGGCTGCCACAAGTGCGTCTCCATCCACCGCGTGGAAATCTCCGAGGTGTGCAGCGGCAATCTGGAGCCGGTTCGGTCTTGGATCCAGCTGAGGGTGCCATGA